The following DNA comes from Candidatus Leptovillus gracilis.
GCGGGTCGGCGGAAATGGGCGGCAATCCGGCCGGTACGCTGACAGTCAGCGAGATGGGTTTGCCTTTGAGCAGCCCCTCGGTCGTGGCGGCCGTGACGGCCATCATCTGCGGCACGTCCACTGCTTCGTAGATCAGTTCCACTTTACCGGCTTCGATTTTCGACAAATCGAGGATGTTGTTGATGAGGCCCAGCAGGTGCTGGCCGTTGCGATGCACGGTATCTATGCTTTCGTACTGGTTTTCGTTCAGCGGCCCGTCTATGCCTTTGAGCAGCAGGCGCGAAAAGCCGATGATGGAGTTGAGCGGCGTGCGCAGTTCGTGGCTCATATTGGTTAAGAACTGCGTCTTCATTCGATCCGCTTCGGCAAAGCGTTCGGCGACGGCGATTTGTTCGGCGTAGAGCCAGGCGTGCTGCACCGCCACCGCCACCTGGTTGGCGACGGTTTGCAGCAACGCTACCACGTCTGGGGGGAAGGCGTCGGTGCGTTTGCTTTGCACATCCAACGCGCCAATTACCAACTCGCCCACCAGTAATGGGAAGACGGCTTCGGCGCGGGTGGTTGGTAACAAGGGATGCTTAAAATGCATGGGGTCTTCGGCGACGTTTTGGGCGACGTAGGGTTGGCGGCTGGCCGTTGCCTGCCCCACCAGTGATTGCGATCCGACGTGGAGTTGGTGGCCGCTTTTGCGGAAGATGGCGCCCACCTCACCGTAGGATTCGCGGAGAACGGCCGTATCCGACCCAGGCTCAATCAAAAAAACCGACGCATGATAATAACCAAACCGCTCACAAATCAACGCGACCGACGTGTGCAGCACCTGGTCCAGTTCCAGGCTGGCCGAGGCCGCCTGGGCCACTTCGGCGCTGGTTGCCAGCATGTGGGTGCGCCGGGTGAGGGCCGCCATCGTTTGCTGCAATTCGCCGGTCATGTGGTTAAATGTGGTCGCCAGCAGGCCAATCTCGTCCTGGCTGGCGACGGGGGTGCGCGCATTGAGATCGCCCTGGGCGACGCGGTTCACTGTTTGGCTGAGGCGGGTGACAGGCTGCACCAGATAGTGGGCGACAATCAGGGCCATGACGCCGGTCAGCGCCAGAGCCACCAGACTGGTGATGAACGTGGTGCGGCCGGCGGCGCTGACGGCTTGCAGGGCGGCGGCCCGGTCTTCGTGGGCGATGATCCGCCAGTTCAGCCCGGCCACCGGCAGGCGTGAGCCGGGGTCGGTGGTGAACACAGGCGATTGGCTGATGAGACTGGTACGGCCGTCGTAAACTGCTTCGGAAAAGACAAGGTCGCCACTGGCAAGCTGCGCCAGACGGTTACCTAAAGTCGCGTCGGGGGTCACATGGTTCAGGCCATTGGCCTGGGGGATCATCAGGCCGCCATCGGGCAGGTATAAATCCACCCGACCGGCCCGCCCCATCTCTTCAAAGAGCAACATGTCGGTCAGGGCGTCCAGGCTAAATGTGCTGCGTAAGACGCCCACGACACGCTGCGTCTGACGGCCGTACACCGGCTGCGCCAAAATGACCGCGTCCGCTGCCGCCGTTGGTCCGATAAACAGCGTGCCCCGGCCCTCTTTGTAAGCCGCCCGCCACCATGTTTCATCGCCAAAATAGCTGTCGGGCGTGGGATTGGTGGCCGCGACCAACATACCCTGGTCGTTGGTGACCAGCACTTCAAAATTGTCGGGGAAGTTGTTGCGAAAGCGCAGCAGTTCATGGCTCATGTCGTTGGCGAGGAGGGTTTGCCACTGTTGGGATGAGAGTGCGCCAGCTTCGGATGGGGGAACGGCCGTCTGGCTCTGCGCTTCCAATTCATCCTGCAACACCCGATTCACGCTCAACGCTTCCAGCGTATCGGCCTGTTTTGCCAACAAATCGCCCACTGCCTGCGCTTTGGAACCGGCCAGGTCTTGCAAATCCTCGCCAACGTCGCTGATGAGCTGGCGGCGAATGGTCTGGCCGTTGAATGCGGCGACGATGGTGATGGACACCACCACTATCGCCAGAAACGCCCCCACCAGCTTGAACCGCAACGAAACAGGGCGCAAGCGCTTCACTCTTGCCCTTTCAGTAAGAGATCCGCCAGAGAAACACCCACTGCTGCGCCGGACCCGGCAAAAATGGACCCGGTTTGGCGGGCCGTAAAACGCTCTTGCGCCAGATCGTAAAGCGGATCGGTGAGCGGGATATACCCTACGTCATCCACTTGCTCGGCCGCATTGGCCAGGTAATAGGCCACAAATGCGTCCAGGGCTGGTTTTTGCGCCAGGCTGGCCGTATTGATGTAAATAAACAGGGGCCGGGAGAGAGGCTGATAAAGCCCTCGGGCCACGGTCTCGGTGTTGGGTTCCACGCAGCCTTGCCCATAATCCACGGCCAGCAGTCTCACCTGGCCCCGGTTGCGGTCATAATACGACAGGCCAAAAAAACCGAGGGCGGTCGGGTCGGCGTGGATGCCGGTCAGCAGCATCTCATCATCTTCATTGGCCCAAAAGTCGGGGCGGCTGACGCCCTCTTCGCCCACGATGGCTTCGGTGAAGTAATCGTAGGTGCCGGAGGC
Coding sequences within:
- a CDS encoding HAMP domain-containing protein, producing the protein MRPVSLRFKLVGAFLAIVVVSITIVAAFNGQTIRRQLISDVGEDLQDLAGSKAQAVGDLLAKQADTLEALSVNRVLQDELEAQSQTAVPPSEAGALSSQQWQTLLANDMSHELLRFRNNFPDNFEVLVTNDQGMLVAATNPTPDSYFGDETWWRAAYKEGRGTLFIGPTAAADAVILAQPVYGRQTQRVVGVLRSTFSLDALTDMLLFEEMGRAGRVDLYLPDGGLMIPQANGLNHVTPDATLGNRLAQLASGDLVFSEAVYDGRTSLISQSPVFTTDPGSRLPVAGLNWRIIAHEDRAAALQAVSAAGRTTFITSLVALALTGVMALIVAHYLVQPVTRLSQTVNRVAQGDLNARTPVASQDEIGLLATTFNHMTGELQQTMAALTRRTHMLATSAEVAQAASASLELDQVLHTSVALICERFGYYHASVFLIEPGSDTAVLRESYGEVGAIFRKSGHQLHVGSQSLVGQATASRQPYVAQNVAEDPMHFKHPLLPTTRAEAVFPLLVGELVIGALDVQSKRTDAFPPDVVALLQTVANQVAVAVQHAWLYAEQIAVAERFAEADRMKTQFLTNMSHELRTPLNSIIGFSRLLLKGIDGPLNENQYESIDTVHRNGQHLLGLINNILDLSKIEAGKVELIYEAVDVPQMMAVTAATTEGLLKGKPISLTVSVPAGLPPISADPLRLRQILLNLVANAAKFTDEGAIVLAVSDSEDGLTFSVADTGIGIPPAQQEAIFREFMQVDGASNRVYEGTGLGLPITKRLVEMHGGRIWLTSAPGVGSTFWVWLPWEKRGGERPYPHRRAINHSRPRELAAIV